The Burkholderia ubonensis genome has a window encoding:
- a CDS encoding cupin domain-containing protein: MSPTPARALLKAADIAKMEPAREVHPLNPNAVRLKRQLGDPTGLTQIGAHLLTLTPGRESAEYHRHLYEEECVYVLSGTGTATIGERAYEIGPGDFLGFARGGEAHTLQNTGAAPLELLIMGQRLEHDVCEYPRIGKRLHVAGALEDFVELPGQL; encoded by the coding sequence ATGTCCCCGACGCCTGCCAGGGCACTGTTGAAAGCCGCCGATATCGCGAAGATGGAACCGGCGCGCGAAGTGCATCCGCTGAACCCCAATGCGGTCCGCCTGAAACGCCAGCTCGGCGACCCGACCGGCCTCACGCAGATCGGCGCGCACCTGCTGACGCTGACGCCCGGTCGCGAATCGGCCGAATATCACCGTCATCTGTACGAGGAAGAATGCGTGTACGTGCTGTCGGGCACGGGCACGGCCACGATCGGCGAGCGTGCGTACGAAATCGGGCCGGGCGATTTTCTCGGCTTTGCGCGCGGCGGCGAAGCGCACACGTTGCAGAACACCGGCGCCGCGCCGCTCGAACTGCTGATCATGGGGCAGCGCCTGGAACACGACGTGTGCGAGTATCCGAGAATCGGCAAGCGGCTTCACGTCGCGGGCGCGCTCGAGGATTTCGTCGAACTGCCCGGCCAGCTATAA
- a CDS encoding AzlD family protein: protein MPDFHTVATIVLMASTTYLSRILGYVMLRNRTLSPRMTAVMENVPGCVLISVIAPAFVSSRPADLLALAVTLLAATRLSILPTVIAGVVSAGVLRQLLG, encoded by the coding sequence ATGCCTGATTTCCATACCGTCGCGACCATCGTGCTGATGGCGTCGACGACGTACCTGTCGCGCATCCTCGGCTACGTGATGCTGCGCAACCGCACGCTCAGCCCGCGCATGACGGCGGTCATGGAGAACGTGCCCGGCTGCGTGCTGATCTCGGTGATCGCGCCGGCCTTCGTGTCGAGCCGGCCCGCGGACCTGCTCGCGCTGGCCGTCACGCTGCTGGCCGCGACCCGCCTGTCGATCCTGCCGACCGTCATCGCCGGGGTCGTGTCGGCGGGAGTGCTGCGGCAGTTGCTGGGGTAA
- a CDS encoding AzlC family ABC transporter permease, translating into MSSSVSTSTGLRQQSAFLLEMSRGLRASLPMMLGFVPFALVLGAQAAQKGLSLLEVPMLTGLNFGGGSEFAAIRLWTSPPHIALIVAMSFLVNSRHILMGAAFAPYIRRLPRRRAFAALFFMCDESWAMSLADARRRSADHISVPYYAGVAAGLYMTWLSMTTLGAALGPTIGDVEQYGFDMAFTAVFLVLLRGMWKGMRASRPWFVSLVVAAATHLAVPGAWYVAAGACAGLIAAVLWEPRDDA; encoded by the coding sequence ATGAGCAGTAGTGTTTCAACGTCGACCGGGCTGCGCCAGCAGTCCGCGTTCTTGCTGGAGATGAGCCGCGGCCTGCGTGCGTCGCTGCCCATGATGCTGGGTTTCGTTCCGTTTGCGCTGGTGCTCGGCGCGCAGGCCGCCCAGAAGGGCTTGAGCCTGCTCGAAGTGCCGATGCTGACCGGCCTCAATTTCGGCGGCGGCTCCGAATTCGCGGCCATCCGGCTGTGGACCTCGCCGCCGCACATCGCGCTGATCGTCGCGATGTCGTTCCTGGTCAATTCGCGGCACATCCTGATGGGCGCCGCGTTTGCGCCGTACATCCGGCGCCTGCCGCGCAGGCGCGCATTCGCGGCGCTGTTCTTCATGTGCGACGAGAGCTGGGCGATGTCGCTCGCCGACGCGCGGCGGCGCTCGGCCGACCACATCAGCGTCCCGTATTACGCGGGCGTGGCCGCCGGCCTCTACATGACGTGGCTGTCGATGACGACGCTCGGCGCCGCGCTCGGGCCGACGATCGGCGACGTCGAGCAGTACGGCTTCGACATGGCGTTCACGGCGGTTTTCCTGGTGCTGCTCCGAGGCATGTGGAAGGGCATGCGCGCGAGCCGGCCGTGGTTCGTCAGTCTCGTCGTCGCAGCCGCGACGCACCTGGCCGTCCCGGGCGCGTGGTACGTCGCGGCCGGCGCGTGCGCGGGACTGATCGCCGCCGTGCTGTGGGAGCCGCGCGATGATGCCTGA
- a CDS encoding SDR family NAD(P)-dependent oxidoreductase, which translates to MDAPLPPLNDPLSETETETETETAVEPRALRVHRPVALVTGSTSGIGAAIARRLAADGHAVILHSRSSVDAGRAMARELGGTYVQADLADDAERVRLIRDALAVHGRLDVLVNNAGVSRVIAHDDLAAATPDVWREMHEINVIAPFRLVALAQPALLDAASRGRAGCVVNVSSHAGVRPKGASIPYAAAKAALNHTTRLLARTLAPAIRVNAVAPGLVDTPLTAGWTDARQRWREHAPMRRAAQPDDVAQTVAMLVASDYMTGEIVMLDGGLNLT; encoded by the coding sequence ATGGACGCGCCGCTTCCGCCGTTGAACGACCCGCTTTCCGAAACCGAAACCGAAACCGAAACCGAAACCGCGGTCGAGCCGCGCGCGCTGCGCGTGCATCGGCCGGTCGCGCTCGTCACCGGATCGACGTCGGGCATCGGTGCGGCGATCGCGCGCCGCCTCGCGGCGGATGGCCATGCGGTGATCCTGCATTCGCGCAGTTCGGTCGACGCCGGGCGCGCGATGGCGCGGGAGCTCGGCGGCACGTACGTGCAGGCCGATCTCGCCGACGATGCCGAGCGCGTGCGGCTGATACGCGATGCGCTCGCGGTGCATGGCCGGCTCGACGTGCTGGTGAACAACGCCGGCGTGAGCCGCGTGATCGCACATGACGATCTCGCGGCCGCGACGCCCGACGTGTGGCGCGAGATGCACGAGATCAACGTGATCGCGCCGTTCCGGCTCGTGGCGCTCGCCCAGCCCGCGCTGCTCGATGCAGCGTCGCGCGGGCGCGCCGGTTGCGTCGTCAACGTCAGCTCGCATGCCGGGGTACGGCCGAAGGGCGCGTCGATTCCGTATGCGGCCGCGAAGGCCGCGCTCAATCACACGACGCGATTGCTCGCGCGCACGCTCGCGCCGGCGATCCGCGTCAACGCGGTGGCGCCCGGGCTCGTCGACACGCCGCTGACCGCCGGCTGGACGGATGCGCGGCAGCGTTGGCGCGAGCACGCACCGATGCGCCGCGCGGCGCAGCCGGACGACGTCGCGCAGACGGTCGCGATGCTCGTCGCGTCCGATTACATGACGGGCGAGATCGTGATGCTCGACGGGGGATTGAATCTGACGTGA
- a CDS encoding ArsR/SmtB family transcription factor — MDDVTRISALANESRLAVMRWLKNPSKHFPPQVHADIDEVGVCCTFITEKLGIAPATTTRHMQILADAGLVRATRLGKFTYYKRIDAELKRLSRDLSQL, encoded by the coding sequence ATGGACGACGTAACCCGCATCAGTGCCCTTGCCAATGAAAGCCGGCTCGCCGTCATGCGCTGGCTCAAGAACCCGAGCAAGCATTTCCCGCCGCAGGTGCATGCCGATATCGACGAAGTCGGCGTGTGCTGCACGTTCATCACCGAGAAGCTCGGCATCGCGCCGGCGACGACCACCCGTCACATGCAGATCCTCGCGGATGCCGGCCTGGTGCGCGCGACCCGGCTCGGAAAATTCACCTATTACAAGCGGATCGACGCCGAGCTGAAGCGGCTGAGCCGCGATCTGTCGCAACTCTGA
- a CDS encoding pyridoxal phosphate-dependent decarboxylase family protein gives MDELALLADADRRARAYLTSVDTRRVFPDAAALANLAAFDEPLPEHGKPADDVLRLLDGAGSPATVASNGPNYFGFVIGAALPAAAAAERLMLAWDQCASSFDNSPVAATIERQAARWVVDALDLPRDSAVGFGTSATACTLVAIAAARRALLARKGWDFEGDGLIGAPEVKVVISALAHITVKKALRVLGFGMKRIVVAPVDAHGRIDPERLPPLDDMTIFCMQAGEVNTGEFDPFAALIPRAKAAGAWVHVDGAFGLWARASSKAALTDGIDGADSWTTDGHKWLNTPYDGAMVICRDAAALATAMNSDAVYLSGAHDAQMNLNLEFSRRARGIPIWAALRALGRDGVAAMIDRHCALASRVATGLRAAGYDVLSRVVLNQVLVRAGTDDETIAIIGAAQDSGAVWFGQTVWQGRPALRISVSSWRTQDEHVDRLVALLTQLRGVHVR, from the coding sequence ATGGATGAACTTGCCCTGCTGGCGGACGCGGACCGACGCGCGCGCGCCTATCTGACGTCGGTGGACACGCGCCGCGTGTTTCCGGATGCCGCCGCGCTGGCGAATCTGGCCGCCTTCGACGAGCCGCTGCCCGAACACGGGAAGCCGGCCGACGACGTGCTCCGGCTGCTCGACGGCGCCGGTTCGCCCGCGACCGTCGCGTCGAACGGCCCGAACTACTTCGGCTTCGTGATCGGCGCCGCGCTGCCGGCCGCCGCGGCGGCCGAGCGCCTGATGCTCGCGTGGGACCAGTGCGCGTCGTCGTTCGACAACTCGCCGGTGGCCGCGACGATCGAACGGCAGGCGGCGCGCTGGGTCGTCGATGCGCTCGATCTGCCGCGCGACAGCGCGGTCGGCTTCGGCACCAGCGCGACCGCGTGCACGCTCGTTGCGATCGCCGCCGCGCGGCGCGCGCTGCTCGCGCGCAAGGGGTGGGACTTCGAGGGCGACGGCCTGATCGGCGCGCCGGAGGTCAAGGTGGTGATTTCGGCGCTCGCGCACATCACGGTCAAGAAGGCGCTGCGGGTGCTCGGCTTCGGGATGAAGCGCATCGTCGTCGCGCCGGTGGACGCGCACGGGCGCATCGACCCCGAGCGCCTGCCGCCGCTCGACGACATGACGATCTTCTGCATGCAGGCCGGCGAAGTGAACACCGGCGAATTCGATCCGTTCGCCGCGCTGATTCCACGCGCGAAGGCGGCGGGCGCGTGGGTGCACGTCGACGGCGCGTTCGGCCTGTGGGCGCGCGCGTCGTCGAAGGCGGCGCTGACCGACGGCATCGACGGCGCGGACAGCTGGACGACCGACGGCCACAAGTGGCTCAACACGCCGTACGACGGCGCGATGGTGATCTGCCGGGACGCGGCGGCGCTCGCAACCGCAATGAACAGCGACGCCGTTTACCTGAGCGGCGCGCACGACGCGCAGATGAATCTCAACCTCGAGTTCTCGCGACGGGCGCGCGGCATCCCGATCTGGGCCGCGTTGCGCGCGCTCGGCCGCGACGGCGTCGCCGCGATGATCGACCGGCATTGCGCGCTGGCGTCGCGCGTCGCGACGGGCCTGCGTGCGGCCGGCTACGACGTGCTGAGCCGCGTCGTGCTCAACCAGGTGCTGGTGCGAGCCGGCACGGACGACGAAACGATCGCCATCATCGGAGCCGCGCAGGATTCGGGCGCCGTATGGTTCGGACAGACCGTGTGGCAGGGCAGGCCCGCATTGCGCATCAGCGTGTCGTCGTGGCGCACGCAGGACGAACACGTCGATCGTCTCGTCGCATTGCTGACGCAGTTGCGCGGCGTGCACGTGCGTTGA